One Undibacter mobilis genomic region harbors:
- the murA gene encoding UDP-N-acetylglucosamine 1-carboxyvinyltransferase has protein sequence MDRIRIVGGEKLNGTIPISGAKNATLPLMIASLLTEDKLVLENVPRLADVIQLQRILGNHGVDVMIAGKRAGADANAGRTIELSAATIADTTAPYELVSTMRASFWVIAPLVARMGIAKVSMPGGCAIGTRPVDLLIMALEKLGAEIEIEGGYVIARAPNGLRGGEIKFPKVTVSGTHTALMAAVLARGTTVIDNAAQEPEVGDVADCLNKMGAKVSGIGTSRLVVEGVARLNGARHTVLPDRIETGTYAMAVAMTGGDVLLQNARPELLQAALDVIAQSGATVTTTNEGIRITRNGAGIKPVDVTTAPFPGFPTDLQAQLMALMTRAEGTSHITETIFENRFMHVQELARLGARIQLDGMRATIEGVKKLKGAPVMATDLRASVSLVIAALAAEGETIVNRVYHLDRGFEKLEEKLGRCGARIERISG, from the coding sequence ATGGACCGAATTCGTATTGTCGGCGGTGAAAAGCTGAACGGCACCATTCCGATTTCCGGCGCCAAGAACGCCACCTTGCCGCTGATGATCGCCAGCCTGCTGACCGAGGACAAGCTCGTCCTCGAGAACGTGCCGCGGCTTGCCGACGTCATCCAGTTGCAGCGCATCCTCGGCAATCACGGCGTCGACGTCATGATCGCCGGCAAGCGTGCCGGCGCCGACGCCAATGCCGGCCGCACCATCGAACTCTCCGCCGCGACCATCGCCGACACCACCGCGCCGTACGAGTTGGTGTCGACCATGCGCGCCAGCTTCTGGGTCATCGCGCCGTTGGTGGCCCGCATGGGCATCGCCAAGGTGTCGATGCCGGGCGGCTGCGCCATCGGCACGCGGCCGGTCGATCTGCTGATCATGGCGCTCGAGAAACTCGGCGCCGAGATCGAGATCGAAGGCGGCTATGTCATCGCCCGCGCTCCGAACGGCCTGCGCGGCGGCGAAATCAAGTTTCCCAAGGTGACGGTGAGCGGCACGCATACGGCGCTGATGGCCGCCGTGCTCGCGCGCGGCACCACGGTGATCGACAACGCGGCGCAGGAGCCGGAAGTCGGCGACGTCGCCGATTGCCTCAACAAGATGGGCGCCAAGGTGTCCGGCATCGGCACGTCGCGTCTGGTCGTCGAGGGCGTGGCCCGGCTCAACGGCGCGCGCCACACCGTGCTGCCCGACCGCATCGAGACCGGCACCTATGCCATGGCTGTGGCCATGACCGGCGGCGACGTGCTGCTGCAGAATGCGCGGCCGGAACTGTTGCAGGCGGCGCTTGACGTCATCGCGCAGTCCGGCGCCACCGTGACGACGACCAATGAAGGCATCCGCATCACCCGCAACGGCGCCGGCATCAAGCCGGTGGACGTGACGACCGCGCCATTCCCGGGCTTTCCGACCGATCTGCAGGCGCAGCTGATGGCGCTGATGACGCGGGCCGAAGGCACCTCGCACATCACCGAAACCATCTTCGAAAACCGCTTCATGCATGTGCAGGAACTGGCGCGCCTCGGTGCCCGCATCCAGCTCGACGGCATGCGGGCGACCATCGAGGGCGTCAAGAAGCTGAAGGGCGCGCCGGTGATGGCGACCGATCTGCGCGCCTCGGTATCGCTGGTGATCGCCGCGCTCGCCGCCGAAGGCGAGACCATCGTCAACCGCGTCTACCATCTCGACCGCGGCTTCGAGAAACTCGAAGAAAAGCTCGGCCGCTGCGGCGCCAGGATCGAGCGCATCAGCGGATGA
- a CDS encoding class I SAM-dependent methyltransferase, protein MSVILSQNKEREIAFFDSHGASKAYDVFTPDTNERIIDIVARLGGFTPGARIADLGCGSGVFTGLLNRRGFACTGVDLSPKLIRIAREAHPGIDFQEGDIERLPFADDSFDGVLLAGVLHHLPELSKCAAEIKRILRPGGRFVAFDPNRMNPAMYLYRDRSSPLYSSVGVTENERPVIARNLTEAFTAAGFKTGTEFHSGMKYRYLASGALRWLLPAYNLADSVLFAPAFMAPWRSFVFTYGQKPKAAP, encoded by the coding sequence ATGTCGGTCATTCTGTCGCAAAATAAAGAGAGAGAAATCGCGTTCTTCGACAGCCACGGGGCGTCGAAGGCCTATGACGTTTTCACGCCCGACACCAACGAGCGCATTATCGACATCGTGGCGCGGCTCGGCGGGTTTACGCCCGGCGCCCGGATCGCCGACCTCGGCTGCGGCTCGGGGGTGTTCACCGGCCTGCTCAACCGCCGCGGCTTTGCCTGCACCGGCGTCGATCTCAGCCCCAAGCTGATCCGCATCGCGCGTGAGGCGCATCCCGGCATCGACTTCCAGGAAGGCGACATCGAGCGGCTGCCCTTTGCCGATGACAGCTTTGACGGTGTACTGCTGGCCGGCGTGCTCCACCATCTGCCCGAATTGTCGAAATGCGCCGCCGAGATCAAACGAATTCTGCGGCCGGGCGGCCGTTTCGTCGCCTTCGATCCGAACCGCATGAATCCGGCGATGTATCTTTATCGCGACCGGTCTTCGCCGCTTTATTCCTCGGTCGGCGTTACCGAGAACGAGCGCCCGGTGATCGCGCGCAATCTGACCGAGGCGTTTACCGCCGCCGGCTTCAAGACCGGCACCGAATTTCATTCCGGCATGAAGTATCGCTATCTCGCCTCCGGCGCGCTGCGCTGGCTGCTGCCGGCCTACAATCTCGCCGATAGCGTGTTGTTCGCACCCGCATTCATGGCGCCCTGGCGCTCCTTCGTCTTCACCTACGGCCAAAAGCCGAAGGCGGCGCCGTGA
- a CDS encoding Gfo/Idh/MocA family protein, with the protein MIRQHPIRLGIVGVNYGRTVLMPAFRADARCEVAAFAGSNEARAADHARAANVPKAYGDWRALIADTDIDAVAIATVPSLQTEIALAALSAGKPVFAEKPMASTLDEARAMFEAATASGLPTGIDFNFHQIMAWQRAKAMLDDGAIGKLRHVTVHWHVENYSIQNRMRNWKTLRDDGGGVLGNFISHCFHYLEWFAGPLAGLQARVGGLPGNNELDTTVAMALQYASGPLASLSMSCASFRGTGHRIEFYGEDGTLVLDNRTADYMRGFVLSHAKRPGDLTPVPVEDPADAGQSDGRVAPASRLAAKFIDAIAGKPRYKPNAAPDFAAGFRVQQLIDAAQRSNRDGRFVDVAPDEMK; encoded by the coding sequence GTGATCCGGCAACATCCGATCAGACTTGGCATTGTCGGCGTGAATTACGGACGCACCGTGCTGATGCCCGCGTTCCGCGCCGATGCGCGCTGCGAGGTCGCAGCGTTCGCCGGCAGCAACGAGGCGCGCGCCGCCGACCATGCCCGTGCCGCGAATGTGCCGAAAGCCTATGGCGACTGGCGCGCGCTCATCGCGGACACCGACATCGACGCGGTGGCCATCGCCACCGTGCCCAGTCTGCAGACCGAGATCGCGCTGGCGGCCTTGAGCGCCGGCAAGCCGGTGTTCGCCGAGAAACCGATGGCCTCGACGCTCGACGAGGCGCGCGCCATGTTCGAGGCCGCGACGGCAAGCGGCCTGCCGACCGGCATCGATTTCAATTTCCATCAGATCATGGCCTGGCAGCGCGCCAAGGCGATGCTGGACGACGGCGCCATCGGCAAGCTGCGCCACGTCACCGTGCACTGGCATGTCGAGAACTATTCGATCCAGAACCGCATGCGGAACTGGAAGACCTTGCGCGACGATGGCGGCGGCGTGCTCGGCAACTTCATCTCGCATTGCTTCCACTATCTCGAATGGTTCGCCGGCCCCCTCGCCGGTTTGCAAGCCCGCGTCGGCGGCCTGCCGGGCAACAACGAACTCGACACCACGGTGGCGATGGCGCTGCAATACGCCAGCGGGCCGCTCGCCAGCCTGAGCATGAGCTGTGCCTCGTTTCGCGGCACCGGCCATCGCATCGAGTTCTATGGCGAGGACGGCACCTTGGTGCTGGACAACCGCACCGCCGATTACATGCGCGGCTTCGTTCTGAGCCATGCCAAGCGGCCGGGCGACCTGACGCCAGTCCCGGTCGAGGACCCGGCCGACGCCGGCCAGAGCGACGGCCGGGTCGCCCCAGCGTCGCGGCTGGCGGCCAAGTTCATCGATGCCATCGCCGGCAAGCCCCGCTATAAGCCCAACGCCGCGCCCGATTTCGCGGCCGGCTTCCGCGTGCAGCAACTGATCGACGCCGCCCAGCGCTCAAACCGCGACGGGCGGTTCGTCGACGTGGCACCGGACGAGATGAAATAA
- a CDS encoding NAD-dependent epimerase/dehydratase family protein, which yields MSARKVLVTGGSGFIGSGLVKALVKSGAQVRVLDDNSRGRPRRLHRVEEEIEFIGGDIRDADTVAKATAGMDEVHHLAFVNGTEFFYSQPDLVLDVGVRGMINVIDACRKHSVGNLILASSSEVYQTPPTIPTDETAPLSVPDVLNPRYSYGGGKLISELMAINYGRKYFERVLIFRPHNVYGPDMGFEHVVPQFALRLKKLADAQPQGKIRFEIQGTGSETRSFCYVDDLVAGVMVMRDKGEHLGIYHVGTTEELSIADVARMVAAEAGREIEIVPGQLQAGGTPRRCPDISKLGALGYKPAVPLREGLKPTLDWYWKNADLAPKN from the coding sequence ATGAGCGCGCGCAAGGTTCTGGTCACCGGCGGTTCGGGCTTCATCGGCTCGGGTCTGGTCAAGGCGCTGGTGAAATCCGGCGCGCAGGTGCGCGTGCTCGACGACAATTCGCGCGGCCGGCCGCGCCGCCTGCACCGCGTCGAGGAAGAGATCGAGTTCATCGGCGGCGATATCCGCGACGCCGACACCGTCGCCAAGGCGACGGCCGGCATGGACGAGGTGCATCACCTCGCCTTCGTCAACGGCACCGAATTCTTCTATTCGCAGCCCGACCTCGTACTCGACGTCGGCGTGCGCGGCATGATCAATGTCATCGACGCATGCCGGAAGCACAGTGTCGGCAATCTCATTCTCGCATCGTCGTCGGAGGTCTATCAGACGCCGCCGACGATTCCGACCGACGAGACTGCGCCCTTGTCGGTGCCGGACGTGCTGAACCCGCGCTATTCCTACGGCGGCGGCAAGCTGATCAGCGAACTGATGGCGATCAATTACGGCCGCAAGTATTTCGAGCGCGTGCTGATCTTCCGCCCGCACAATGTCTACGGCCCCGACATGGGCTTCGAGCACGTCGTGCCGCAATTCGCGCTGCGCCTGAAGAAACTCGCCGACGCCCAGCCGCAGGGCAAGATCCGCTTCGAGATCCAGGGCACCGGCAGCGAGACGCGCTCATTCTGCTACGTCGACGACCTCGTCGCCGGCGTCATGGTGATGCGCGACAAGGGCGAGCATCTCGGCATCTATCACGTCGGCACCACGGAAGAGCTGTCAATCGCCGACGTCGCGCGCATGGTCGCTGCGGAAGCCGGCCGCGAGATCGAGATCGTGCCGGGCCAGTTGCAGGCAGGCGGCACGCCGCGGCGCTGCCCAGATATTTCCAAGCTCGGCGCTCTCGGCTACAAGCCCGCCGTGCCGCTCCGCGAGGGCCTCAAGCCGACGCTGGACTGGTACTGGAAGAACGCCGATCTGGCGCCGAAGAATTAA
- a CDS encoding class I SAM-dependent methyltransferase has translation MVGPTKIARGAGTGASVPVEQCQICGSEKLDYVLSLGYMPPVNQMVPIGQVPRQQPWFPTDLLHCRQCDLVQLGLAVDPVIIFPPEYPYTSGTTKLLRDNFADLQRESAAMLGLTDKDLVVDIGSNDGTLISNFQKAGNRILGIEPTDVGDIANSRGIPTIKRYFGKAAAQEVVASHGKAKVITAANCFAHIEDVHAIVEGILEMLADDGVFISESHYLIPLLDTLQYDTVYHEHLRYYSLTSLKYLLEMHGLEVFHARPIPSHGGSIRVYAGRKGKRPVQDSVAKMLAAEPKGDAMAKRLKQFKHDVLLTKLRLLSMLRDLKEQNARVVGISAPSRASTLFNYVGLDDGIIDYVCEIQGSLKIGKCMPGTSIPVVDESRLFEDQPEAAVIFSWHIADELAPKLRAKGYKGKLISPLPEPRYL, from the coding sequence TTGGTAGGCCCCACCAAAATCGCGCGCGGCGCTGGCACCGGCGCCAGCGTTCCGGTCGAGCAGTGCCAGATCTGCGGCTCCGAGAAGCTCGATTACGTGCTGTCGCTCGGCTACATGCCGCCGGTGAACCAGATGGTGCCGATCGGCCAGGTGCCGCGGCAGCAGCCGTGGTTTCCGACCGACCTCCTGCACTGCCGGCAGTGCGACCTGGTGCAGCTCGGCCTCGCCGTCGATCCGGTCATCATCTTCCCGCCGGAATATCCCTACACCTCGGGCACGACCAAGCTGCTGCGCGACAACTTCGCCGACCTGCAGCGCGAAAGCGCGGCGATGCTCGGGCTCACCGACAAGGACCTCGTCGTCGATATCGGCTCGAACGACGGCACGCTGATCTCGAACTTCCAGAAAGCCGGCAACCGCATCCTCGGCATCGAACCGACCGACGTCGGCGACATCGCCAATTCGCGCGGCATCCCGACCATCAAGCGCTATTTCGGCAAGGCCGCGGCGCAGGAAGTCGTCGCCTCGCACGGCAAGGCCAAAGTCATCACCGCGGCGAACTGCTTCGCCCATATCGAGGACGTCCATGCGATCGTCGAAGGCATTCTCGAAATGCTGGCCGACGACGGCGTGTTCATTTCGGAATCGCACTATCTCATTCCGCTGCTCGACACGCTGCAATACGACACCGTCTATCACGAGCACCTGCGCTATTATTCGCTGACCAGCCTCAAGTATCTGCTGGAAATGCACGGGCTCGAAGTGTTCCACGCGAGGCCGATCCCGAGCCATGGCGGCTCGATCCGTGTCTATGCCGGCCGCAAGGGCAAACGCCCGGTCCAGGACAGCGTCGCCAAGATGCTCGCCGCCGAGCCGAAGGGCGACGCGATGGCGAAACGCCTCAAGCAGTTCAAGCACGACGTGCTGCTGACCAAGCTGCGCCTGCTATCGATGCTGCGCGACCTGAAGGAACAGAACGCCCGCGTCGTCGGCATCAGCGCGCCGTCGCGCGCCTCGACCTTGTTCAACTATGTCGGCCTCGACGACGGCATCATCGACTATGTCTGCGAAATCCAGGGCTCGCTGAAGATCGGCAAATGCATGCCCGGCACGTCGATCCCGGTCGTCGATGAAAGCCGTCTGTTCGAAGACCAGCCGGAAGCGGCGGTCATCTTCTCCTGGCACATTGCCGACGAACTGGCGCCGAAGCTTCGCGCCAAGGGCTACAAGGGCAAGCTGATCTCGCCGCTGCCCGAGCCGCGGTATCTGTAG
- a CDS encoding NUDIX hydrolase, producing the protein MTEIGMGEYPKIKSRREIDISPWMKVIEREVEFRAGAKPELYHAVGQQDYIAIVALTPDGRIPIVQQYRPALERKTWELPAGMTEPGEDPAKTCERELLEETGYPAKAVHALGTFSPCTARLSNRVHSFFVETGIRPPGQSIEAGIEVNLVSPGELGAMIYSGEFTLQLHIGALMLAGMRGYLDLSSFSGP; encoded by the coding sequence ATGACGGAGATCGGCATGGGCGAATATCCCAAGATCAAATCGCGCCGCGAGATCGACATCTCGCCCTGGATGAAGGTGATCGAGCGCGAGGTCGAGTTTCGCGCCGGCGCCAAGCCCGAACTGTACCACGCTGTCGGCCAGCAGGATTACATCGCCATCGTTGCGCTGACGCCCGACGGCCGCATTCCCATCGTCCAGCAATATCGCCCCGCTTTGGAGCGCAAGACCTGGGAACTGCCGGCCGGCATGACCGAACCGGGCGAAGACCCGGCCAAAACCTGCGAGCGCGAATTGCTTGAGGAGACCGGCTATCCGGCCAAGGCCGTGCATGCGCTGGGCACATTCTCGCCATGCACCGCACGGCTGTCGAACAGGGTGCACTCGTTTTTCGTCGAAACCGGCATACGCCCGCCGGGACAGTCGATCGAAGCCGGCATCGAGGTCAATCTGGTCAGCCCCGGAGAGCTGGGCGCCATGATCTATTCGGGCGAATTCACGCTGCAACTGCACATCGGCGCGCTGATGCTGGCGGGGATGCGGGGTTATCTCGACCTGTCGTCATTTTCCGGCCCGTGA
- the hemA gene encoding 5-aminolevulinate synthase, whose amino-acid sequence MDYNAFFVSALDQLRHERRYRVFADLERIAGRFPHAYWHAPEGKREVVIWCSNDYLGMAQHPQVIGAMVDVAARMGTGAGGTRNIAGTNHPLVELERELADLHGKEAALVFTSGYVSNQTGIPTIAKLLPNCLILSDALNHNSMIEGVRQSGCDKVIWRHNDLGHLEELLKAADPDRPKIILFESLYSMDGDVAPLHAICDLADKYNAMTYVDEVHAVGMYGPRGGGVTERDKAAHRINVIEGTLAKAFGCLGGYIAGSAAMIDAVRSYAPGFIFTTALPPAICAAATAAIRHLKTSQWERDRHQDRAARVKAVLTAAGLPVMPSDTHIVPVLVADPEKVKIATDMLLEDHGIYIQPINYPTVPRGLERLRITPSPYHDDVLIDRLAEALVDVWERLQLPKNRQALAAE is encoded by the coding sequence ATGGATTACAACGCCTTCTTCGTGTCCGCCCTGGATCAGTTGCGCCACGAACGCCGCTACCGCGTCTTTGCCGATCTCGAACGCATCGCCGGCCGCTTTCCGCACGCCTACTGGCACGCACCCGAAGGCAAGCGCGAGGTCGTGATCTGGTGCTCGAACGACTATCTCGGCATGGCCCAGCATCCGCAGGTCATCGGCGCCATGGTCGACGTCGCGGCGCGCATGGGCACCGGCGCCGGCGGCACCCGCAACATTGCCGGCACCAACCATCCGCTGGTCGAGCTGGAGCGCGAGCTCGCCGACCTGCACGGCAAGGAAGCCGCCCTCGTTTTCACCTCGGGCTATGTCTCGAACCAGACCGGCATACCGACCATCGCCAAGCTGCTGCCGAACTGCCTGATCCTGTCGGATGCGCTGAATCACAACTCGATGATCGAGGGCGTGCGTCAATCCGGCTGCGATAAAGTCATCTGGCGCCACAACGACCTCGGCCATCTCGAGGAACTGCTCAAGGCCGCCGATCCTGATCGCCCGAAGATCATCCTGTTCGAAAGCCTCTATTCGATGGACGGCGACGTCGCGCCGCTGCATGCGATCTGCGATCTCGCCGACAAATATAACGCGATGACCTATGTCGACGAGGTTCACGCCGTCGGCATGTACGGCCCGCGCGGTGGCGGCGTCACCGAGCGCGACAAGGCCGCGCATCGCATCAACGTTATCGAAGGCACACTGGCCAAGGCGTTCGGCTGCCTCGGCGGCTACATTGCCGGCTCCGCCGCCATGATCGACGCCGTGCGCTCCTATGCGCCGGGCTTTATCTTCACCACCGCGCTGCCCCCGGCGATCTGCGCCGCCGCAACCGCGGCGATCCGCCACCTCAAGACGTCGCAGTGGGAGCGTGACCGCCATCAGGACCGCGCCGCGCGCGTCAAGGCGGTGCTCACCGCCGCCGGGCTGCCGGTGATGCCGTCGGATACGCACATCGTGCCGGTGCTGGTCGCCGATCCTGAGAAGGTCAAGATCGCGACCGACATGCTGCTTGAGGATCACGGCATCTATATCCAGCCGATCAACTATCCGACCGTGCCGCGCGGCCTTGAGCGCCTGCGCATTACGCCGTCGCCCTATCACGACGACGTCCTGATCGACCGCCTCGCCGAGGCGCTGGTCGATGTCTGGGAGCGGCTGCAACTGCCGAAGAATCGCCAGGCGCTGGCGGCGGAGTAA
- a CDS encoding AbrB family transcriptional regulator, whose translation MTLFRNIAETMMFAAIGGLTFGLLGMPAGYLSGSIIVVAIAALAGRPMRVPTTMMRVLIVLIGISLGAVVTPETLRGLATYPLSVAVLLAATVAISVAGTVYLRWVHGWDKLTAYLGSVPGGMSQVMALAIEYKADVRAIAIVQTARIIILAVGLPALFAGLGLVDRVAAPARAAFDPSQIGELAILVAVSTAAAVIAFRINFPGGLLFGAMVTSAVLHGTDTLRVVMPWWLSYTVMIAFGAVTGSRFANTPLRLLLQYTGAAFGVFVVAVVVTAGFAGLLLGLLDIPAAEVMIAYAPGAADAMLLLALALGFDPVYVGTHHLVRIFFVMGAMPFLVRLRAGGSDKGPPVKRSADSSDD comes from the coding sequence ATGACGTTGTTCCGCAACATTGCGGAAACGATGATGTTTGCCGCCATCGGCGGCCTGACCTTCGGCCTGCTCGGCATGCCGGCCGGCTATCTGTCCGGTTCGATCATCGTTGTCGCTATTGCCGCGCTCGCCGGGCGGCCGATGCGCGTGCCGACAACGATGATGCGGGTGCTGATCGTTTTGATCGGCATCTCGCTCGGCGCCGTGGTGACGCCCGAAACATTGCGCGGCCTTGCCACCTATCCGCTCAGCGTGGCCGTGCTGCTTGCCGCCACCGTCGCCATCAGTGTCGCCGGCACGGTGTATCTGCGATGGGTCCATGGCTGGGACAAGCTCACGGCCTATCTCGGTTCCGTGCCGGGAGGGATGTCGCAGGTGATGGCGCTGGCGATCGAATACAAGGCCGATGTGCGCGCCATCGCCATCGTGCAGACCGCCCGCATCATCATTCTCGCTGTCGGCCTGCCGGCCTTGTTCGCCGGGCTGGGTCTTGTCGACCGGGTTGCCGCGCCGGCGCGCGCCGCCTTCGATCCGTCGCAGATCGGCGAACTGGCGATTCTGGTGGCGGTGTCGACCGCGGCGGCGGTCATTGCCTTTCGCATCAATTTTCCAGGCGGCCTCTTGTTCGGCGCCATGGTGACGTCGGCGGTGCTGCATGGCACCGACACGCTGCGCGTCGTTATGCCGTGGTGGCTGTCCTATACGGTGATGATCGCTTTCGGCGCGGTGACCGGCTCCCGCTTCGCCAACACGCCGCTGCGCCTGTTGCTGCAATATACCGGGGCGGCGTTCGGCGTTTTCGTGGTCGCCGTGGTGGTGACCGCAGGATTTGCCGGGCTGCTGCTGGGCCTGCTCGATATTCCGGCCGCCGAGGTCATGATCGCTTATGCGCCCGGCGCGGCCGACGCCATGCTGCTGCTGGCGCTCGCGCTCGGCTTCGACCCGGTCTATGTCGGCACGCACCATCTGGTGCGCATTTTCTTCGTGATGGGGGCGATGCCTTTCCTTGTGCGGCTGCGCGCCGGCGGCAGCGACAAGGGCCCGCCCGTCAAGCGGTCGGCCGATTCGAGCGACGATTGA
- a CDS encoding DUF294 nucleotidyltransferase-like domain-containing protein, protein MAITGNATPLIALNAVVVDTETTGLDPAKARIVEIGLVPLKGGKLDEPGALRDLVNPGEPIPPATTKIHNIDDAMVAGAPAFAGVWPKLAERFGDAVMIGHTLGFDLAVLKRECERAGLTWRAPRTLDTRLLAQVVEPRLGGYTLEHLASWLNVTVTDRHSAVGDAILTARIFLALLPKLREGNIRTLAEAEKACFALTEVLDDQHRAGWEQAVAQPRGRVRGSLDRIDTYPYRHRVADVMTPVVKTVAAATPLSDALAVMVRDKISSLLIAPDATGAPLRVADAAIVTERDVMRALGERGPDALKEPVVHFASRPVIALPRAAFVYRALGRMSRHKLRHLVVENEDGEVCGIVSSRDLLKLRAQELTILGDAVDTAGDVHELGAAWARLPRAAEGLLAEGVGARDIAAVISRELGALTRRAGVLAEQRMQAEGKGAPPCRYALCVLGSAGRGESLLAMDQDNALIFAEGEPGGTEDLWFKDFATIVADILHEVGVPYCTGGVMAKNESWRGSLATWRARLASWLTRSSPADLLAVDIFFDLLAVYGDARLANEIWRDGFDAAQGNVMFAKLLAEAGGEVTPSLTLLGGIRTENGRIDLKRAGLFGVVTLARVLAVRHHLVERSTPARLAAAVTLGRSVADLEALDRAQAVFLDLILAQQLADMHAGQPPGNKVEVKALNAEQRGQLKAALGAVQHLGTLTQDLLY, encoded by the coding sequence ATGGCGATAACCGGCAATGCAACGCCGCTGATTGCGCTGAATGCCGTGGTCGTCGACACCGAGACCACCGGGCTCGATCCGGCCAAGGCCCGCATCGTCGAGATCGGGCTGGTGCCGCTCAAGGGCGGCAAGCTCGACGAGCCTGGCGCCCTCCGCGATCTGGTCAATCCCGGCGAGCCGATCCCGCCGGCGACCACGAAAATTCACAACATCGACGACGCCATGGTTGCCGGCGCGCCGGCCTTCGCCGGTGTCTGGCCGAAGCTCGCCGAACGGTTCGGCGATGCGGTGATGATCGGTCACACGCTCGGCTTCGATCTGGCCGTGCTCAAGCGCGAATGCGAACGCGCCGGACTGACATGGCGCGCGCCGCGCACGCTCGACACGCGGCTGCTGGCGCAGGTAGTGGAGCCGCGGCTCGGCGGCTACACGCTCGAACACCTGGCGAGCTGGCTCAACGTCACCGTGACGGACCGGCATTCGGCGGTGGGCGATGCCATCCTCACCGCGCGTATTTTCCTCGCGCTGCTGCCGAAACTGCGCGAAGGCAATATCCGCACGCTGGCGGAAGCGGAGAAGGCTTGCTTCGCACTGACCGAAGTGCTGGACGATCAGCATCGCGCCGGCTGGGAGCAGGCCGTGGCGCAACCGCGCGGCCGCGTGCGCGGCTCGCTCGATCGTATCGACACCTATCCGTACCGGCATCGCGTCGCCGATGTCATGACGCCGGTGGTCAAGACCGTTGCAGCGGCAACGCCCTTGTCGGATGCGCTCGCTGTGATGGTGCGCGACAAGATCTCGTCGCTGCTGATCGCGCCGGATGCGACCGGCGCGCCCTTGCGCGTTGCGGACGCTGCCATCGTCACCGAACGCGACGTCATGCGCGCACTCGGCGAACGAGGCCCCGATGCGCTCAAGGAACCGGTGGTTCATTTCGCCAGCCGCCCGGTGATCGCGCTGCCGCGCGCGGCTTTCGTTTATCGTGCGCTCGGCCGCATGAGCCGCCACAAGCTGCGCCATCTCGTGGTCGAAAACGAGGATGGCGAAGTGTGCGGCATCGTCAGTTCACGCGACCTCCTGAAGTTGCGCGCGCAGGAACTGACCATTCTTGGCGATGCGGTTGATACCGCCGGGGACGTTCACGAGCTTGGCGCCGCCTGGGCGCGGCTGCCGCGCGCGGCAGAAGGACTGCTGGCTGAGGGCGTCGGCGCGCGCGATATCGCCGCCGTGATCTCGCGCGAACTCGGCGCGCTGACGCGGCGTGCCGGCGTGCTCGCCGAGCAGCGCATGCAGGCTGAAGGCAAAGGCGCGCCGCCCTGCCGTTATGCCTTGTGCGTGCTCGGCTCGGCCGGGCGCGGCGAAAGTCTGCTGGCGATGGACCAGGATAATGCCCTCATCTTTGCCGAGGGTGAGCCGGGCGGCACTGAGGATCTCTGGTTCAAGGACTTCGCCACCATCGTCGCCGACATCCTGCATGAAGTCGGCGTGCCCTATTGCACCGGCGGCGTGATGGCGAAGAACGAGTCCTGGCGCGGCTCGCTCGCTACGTGGCGGGCGCGGCTGGCGTCGTGGCTGACACGGTCGTCGCCGGCCGACTTGCTCGCAGTCGATATCTTCTTCGACCTGCTTGCGGTCTATGGCGACGCGCGGCTGGCGAACGAGATCTGGCGCGATGGTTTCGACGCTGCGCAAGGCAACGTCATGTTCGCCAAGCTGCTCGCCGAAGCCGGCGGCGAGGTCACGCCCAGCCTGACATTGCTCGGCGGAATCCGCACCGAGAACGGCCGTATCGATCTGAAACGCGCCGGCCTGTTCGGCGTCGTCACGCTCGCGCGCGTGCTGGCCGTTCGTCATCACCTGGTCGAACGCTCGACGCCGGCGCGGCTCGCGGCCGCCGTTACGCTCGGGCGGAGCGTCGCCGATCTCGAAGCGCTCGATCGCGCGCAGGCGGTTTTCCTCGATCTGATCCTCGCGCAGCAACTGGCTGACATGCATGCCGGTCAACCGCCGGGCAACAAGGTGGAGGTCAAGGCGCTGAACGCTGAGCAGCGCGGCCAACTGAAAGCCGCGCTCGGCGCGGTCCAGCATCTCGGCACGCTGACACAGGATCTGTTGTACTGA